A part of Pararhizobium sp. A13 genomic DNA contains:
- a CDS encoding efflux RND transporter periplasmic adaptor subunit: MSFGTFRNKLLATGLVLAVATIAPTIFFEIQGSPSGTGNAADATAAAPAAVPVSVAVVEAKPVTQWSEFSGRLEAIDHVELRSRVAGAIQSVHFQEGAIVEKDDLLVTIDPAPYQAEVARARASVTAAEARASLARTELKRGKQLLASNAVSQSDYDQRLNGEASAEADLEAARAVLQSAALNLSYTEIRAPITGRVGKIEITAGNLIAAGPSSPILTRLVSLSPIYASFEADEQIVSGILAELPEGVNARNFLDRVPVQMDVAGHPDIKGKLQLVDNSVDPESGTIRVRAVFDNANGALMPGQFARLSLGQAKTEDAVLVHERAIGTDQNKKYVMVVKPDNTTEYREITVGMKSDGLRVVTSGLKAEERIVVNGLQRIRPGTLVAPEMVSMSASAIPALQASIAQ; encoded by the coding sequence ATGTCTTTCGGAACTTTCAGAAACAAGCTTCTCGCCACCGGGCTCGTTCTTGCCGTGGCGACCATTGCACCGACGATCTTCTTCGAAATCCAGGGCAGCCCGTCCGGCACCGGCAACGCAGCCGACGCCACGGCCGCGGCGCCCGCCGCCGTTCCCGTCTCCGTCGCCGTCGTCGAGGCAAAGCCCGTGACGCAGTGGAGCGAATTCTCCGGCCGGCTGGAGGCCATCGATCACGTTGAGCTGCGCTCCCGCGTGGCTGGAGCGATCCAGTCCGTTCATTTCCAGGAAGGCGCAATCGTCGAGAAGGACGATCTGCTCGTCACCATCGACCCAGCCCCCTATCAGGCAGAGGTGGCACGCGCCCGGGCGAGCGTGACCGCGGCCGAGGCCCGGGCGTCGCTGGCCCGCACCGAACTGAAGCGCGGCAAGCAGTTGCTCGCCTCCAACGCCGTATCGCAGAGCGACTACGATCAGCGCCTGAACGGTGAGGCAAGTGCCGAGGCCGATCTCGAGGCAGCCCGCGCCGTGCTGCAATCGGCAGCGCTCAATCTGAGCTACACCGAAATCCGCGCGCCGATCACCGGCCGTGTCGGCAAGATCGAGATCACCGCAGGTAACTTGATCGCTGCCGGCCCATCTTCGCCGATCCTCACCCGGCTGGTGTCGCTGAGCCCCATCTATGCGAGCTTCGAGGCGGATGAGCAGATCGTCTCCGGCATCCTTGCCGAACTGCCCGAAGGCGTGAATGCCCGCAATTTCCTCGACCGCGTTCCGGTGCAGATGGATGTCGCCGGCCACCCGGACATCAAGGGCAAGCTCCAGCTCGTCGACAACAGCGTCGACCCCGAGAGCGGAACCATCCGGGTCCGCGCCGTGTTCGACAACGCCAATGGTGCGCTGATGCCGGGGCAGTTCGCCCGGCTGAGCTTGGGTCAGGCGAAGACGGAGGACGCCGTGCTGGTCCACGAACGGGCGATCGGCACCGATCAGAACAAGAAATATGTGATGGTCGTCAAGCCGGACAACACCACCGAATACCGCGAAATCACCGTCGGCATGAAATCCGATGGCCTGCGGGTGGTGACGTCAGGGCTGAAGGCTGAGGAACGCATCGTCGTCAACGGCCTGCAGCGCATCCGTCCCGGCACGCTCGTCGCACCCGAAATGGTCTCGATGAGCGCCAGCGCAATCCCTGCGCTGCAGGCTTCCATAGCACAATAA
- a CDS encoding efflux RND transporter permease subunit, producing the protein MNISRFFIDRPVFAGVLSFLIFLGGLIAMTILPISEYPDVVPPSVVVRANYPGANPKVIAETVATPLEESINGVQDMLYMSSQATTDGLMTLTVTFKLGTDPDQAQQLVQNRVSQAEPRLPEEVRRLGVTTVKSSPDLMMVVHLTSPEGRYDMTYLRNYALINVKDRLARIDGVGQVQLFGSGDYSMRIWLDPQKMAELGLSASDVVNEIRAQNIQAAAGVIGSSPNLEGVDLQLSVNAQGRLQSEEEFGEIIIKTSPTGAITRLRDVARIELGSAEYSLRSLLNNKQAVAVPVFQAPGSNAIEIADQVRTVMKEIKATMPQDVDYEIVYDTTQFVRASIEAVIHTLLEAIALVVIVVIIFLQTWRASIIPLIAVPVSIVGTFAIMQLFGFSINALSLFGLVLAIGIVVDDAIVVVENVERNIENGLAPREATYRAMSEVSGPIIAIALVLVAVFVPLAFISGLTGQFYKQFALTIAISTVISAFNSLTLSPALAALLLRGHDAPKDRLTRIMDFLFGWFFRGFNAVFSRGSRAYSTGVKGVISRKTLMMGVYLLLIGATVFFFKAVPGGFVPPQDKQYLVGFTQLPDGASLDRTEEVIRRISDIALKVPGVENAIAFPGLSINGFTNSSNAGIVFLSLKPFEERTTPDLSAGAIAGRLNQELSVIQDSFSAIFPPPPVQGLGAIGGFKLQLEDKAGLGYEALDAAVKGFMAKAYTAPELVGLFSSYQVNVPQLYADVDRAKARQLNVPLTEIFNTLQIYLGSVYVNDFNKFGRTYSVRVQADAAYRAQAEDIGKLQVRSNSGEMIPLSAVLNVSSTAGPERAMRYNGFLSADVNGNTAPGYSSGQARAAVERIAAETLPAGVSFEWTELTYQEIIAGNTGVLIFPLSILLVFLVLAAQYESLSLPLSIIMIIPMALLAALAGVWLTAGDNNVFTQIGLIVLVGLSAKNAILIVEFARELEFEGAKPFDAVIKASRLRLRPILMTSMAFIMGVVPLVTSTGAGAEMRHAMGVAVFSGMIGVTLFGLFLTPVFYVVVRALSGNRPLKITGAHVAPTETATVTPLHTQPLLPGLEAAE; encoded by the coding sequence ATGAATATCTCCAGATTCTTTATCGATCGCCCGGTTTTCGCGGGTGTTCTATCTTTCCTCATCTTCCTCGGCGGCCTGATCGCCATGACGATCCTGCCGATCTCGGAATATCCGGACGTCGTGCCGCCGTCCGTCGTGGTGCGCGCCAACTATCCGGGCGCCAACCCGAAGGTCATCGCCGAAACGGTCGCAACGCCGCTGGAGGAATCGATCAACGGCGTCCAGGACATGCTCTATATGAGCAGCCAGGCGACCACCGACGGCCTGATGACGCTGACCGTCACCTTCAAGCTCGGCACCGATCCGGACCAGGCCCAGCAGCTCGTGCAGAACCGCGTCAGCCAGGCTGAGCCGCGCCTGCCGGAAGAGGTGCGCCGCCTCGGCGTCACCACCGTCAAGAGCTCGCCCGACCTGATGATGGTCGTGCACCTGACCTCGCCCGAGGGCCGCTACGACATGACCTATCTGCGCAATTACGCGCTGATCAACGTCAAGGACAGGCTCGCCCGGATCGATGGCGTCGGACAGGTGCAACTGTTCGGCTCGGGCGACTATTCGATGCGCATCTGGCTCGATCCGCAGAAGATGGCCGAGCTCGGCCTTTCGGCTTCCGACGTCGTCAACGAAATCCGCGCCCAGAACATCCAGGCCGCTGCCGGCGTCATCGGTTCCTCCCCCAATCTCGAAGGCGTCGATCTGCAGCTTTCCGTCAACGCGCAAGGGCGCCTGCAGAGCGAGGAAGAGTTCGGCGAAATCATCATCAAGACGAGTCCGACCGGCGCGATCACGCGATTGCGCGACGTTGCCCGCATAGAGCTCGGTTCAGCCGAATATTCGCTGCGCTCGCTGCTCAACAACAAGCAGGCCGTCGCCGTCCCCGTCTTCCAGGCCCCCGGATCGAACGCGATCGAGATCGCCGATCAGGTCCGCACGGTGATGAAGGAGATCAAGGCGACAATGCCGCAGGATGTCGACTACGAAATCGTCTACGACACGACGCAGTTCGTACGCGCCTCGATCGAGGCGGTCATTCACACGCTGCTCGAAGCCATCGCCCTCGTCGTCATCGTCGTCATCATCTTCCTGCAGACATGGCGCGCCTCGATCATCCCGCTGATCGCCGTTCCCGTGTCGATCGTCGGCACCTTTGCGATCATGCAGCTCTTCGGATTTTCGATTAATGCGCTCAGCCTGTTCGGGCTGGTGCTTGCCATTGGCATCGTCGTCGACGACGCGATCGTGGTCGTCGAAAACGTCGAGCGAAACATCGAAAACGGCCTTGCCCCCCGCGAAGCGACCTACCGGGCGATGTCCGAAGTCTCCGGCCCGATCATCGCAATCGCGCTGGTGCTGGTTGCCGTCTTCGTGCCGCTTGCCTTCATCTCCGGCCTCACCGGCCAGTTCTACAAGCAGTTCGCCCTGACGATCGCCATTTCAACCGTCATCTCGGCCTTCAACTCGCTCACCTTGTCGCCTGCCCTCGCCGCTTTGCTCCTGCGTGGACACGATGCGCCAAAGGACCGCCTGACCCGGATCATGGACTTCCTGTTCGGCTGGTTCTTCCGCGGTTTCAATGCCGTCTTTTCGCGCGGCTCGCGGGCTTATAGCACCGGCGTCAAGGGCGTAATCTCGCGAAAGACGCTGATGATGGGCGTCTATCTACTCCTCATCGGCGCGACCGTCTTCTTCTTCAAGGCCGTGCCGGGCGGCTTCGTGCCGCCGCAGGACAAGCAATATCTGGTCGGCTTCACGCAGCTGCCGGATGGCGCTTCGCTTGACCGGACGGAAGAGGTTATCCGCCGCATCAGCGACATCGCGCTCAAGGTGCCTGGCGTCGAAAACGCCATCGCCTTCCCCGGCCTGTCGATCAACGGCTTCACCAACTCATCCAACGCCGGCATCGTCTTCCTGTCGCTGAAACCGTTCGAGGAGCGTACGACACCGGATCTTTCGGCCGGCGCAATCGCCGGACGGCTGAACCAGGAGCTGAGCGTCATTCAAGACTCCTTCAGCGCCATCTTCCCACCGCCGCCCGTCCAGGGTCTCGGCGCGATCGGCGGCTTCAAGCTGCAATTGGAGGACAAGGCGGGGCTCGGATACGAGGCTCTTGATGCAGCCGTCAAGGGCTTCATGGCCAAGGCCTATACCGCACCCGAACTGGTCGGCCTGTTCTCGAGCTACCAGGTCAACGTTCCGCAGCTCTATGCCGACGTCGACCGCGCCAAGGCACGCCAGCTGAACGTGCCGCTGACGGAGATCTTCAATACATTGCAGATCTATCTCGGCTCGGTCTACGTCAACGACTTCAACAAGTTCGGCCGCACCTACTCCGTCCGCGTCCAGGCCGATGCAGCTTATCGCGCGCAGGCCGAGGACATCGGCAAGCTGCAGGTACGGTCGAATTCCGGCGAGATGATCCCGCTGTCGGCAGTGCTGAACGTCAGTTCCACCGCCGGCCCGGAGCGGGCCATGCGTTACAACGGCTTCCTCTCGGCCGATGTCAACGGCAACACGGCGCCCGGCTATTCTTCCGGCCAGGCGCGTGCCGCCGTCGAACGCATCGCGGCGGAAACCCTGCCGGCGGGCGTCAGCTTCGAATGGACGGAACTGACCTATCAGGAGATCATTGCCGGCAATACCGGCGTGCTGATCTTCCCGCTGTCGATCCTGCTCGTCTTCCTGGTGCTGGCGGCGCAGTACGAAAGCCTGTCCCTGCCGCTGTCGATCATCATGATCATTCCGATGGCGCTGCTCGCCGCCCTTGCCGGCGTCTGGCTGACGGCGGGCGACAACAACGTCTTCACCCAGATCGGCCTGATCGTGCTGGTCGGGCTATCGGCGAAGAACGCCATCCTGATCGTCGAGTTCGCGCGTGAACTGGAGTTCGAGGGAGCCAAACCCTTCGATGCGGTGATCAAGGCCAGCCGTCTTCGCCTGCGCCCGATCCTGATGACGTCGATGGCCTTCATCATGGGCGTGGTGCCGCTGGTAACCTCTACCGGCGCCGGCGCGGAAATGCGTCACGCCATGGGCGTCGCGGTGTTCTCCGGCATGATCGGGGTGACGCTGTTCGGCCTGTTCCTGACACCGGTCTTCTACGTCGTGGTCCGCGCGCTTTCCGGCAACAGGCCATTGAAGATAACCGGGGCGCACGTAGCTCCCACTGAGACGGCCACCGTGACGCCGTTGCACACACAGCCGCTCCTGCCTGGGCTGGAAGCGGCGGAATAA
- a CDS encoding PAS domain-containing methyl-accepting chemotaxis protein has translation MLFPRFGGDFAAILAAMHKSQAIIEFDLTGNILNANPNFCAALGYELSEIKGKHHRIFVDPAEVVSADYREFWTRLGRGEFDKRQYKRITKSGKEIWIEASYNPVFRGSKPYKVVKVATDITAGKQQATEDAGKLKAISHSQAVIEFTPAGEILTANENFCGALGYQLSEIQGKHHRMFCDPAYVQTEEYRQFWERLGRGEFSANEFLRFGKGGKEIWIQAAYNPIVDDKGKVFKVVKFATDVTKRMGAVAALATALKDLSDGDLTQSLDRPFVPTMEKVRHDFNDAVAKLRSAMQSVGANAQAIAAGSTEIRSAADDLSKRTEQQAASVEETAAALEEITTTVADSSRRAEDAGNLVAATRENAERSGAVVRNAIMAMGQIENSSREISNIIGVIDDIAFQTNLLALNAGVEAARAGEAGKGFAVVAQEVRELAQRSAKAAKEIKALINASGEQVKSGVSLVGETGRALEQIVKQVQEINANVVAIVEGAREQATGLKEINQSVNAMDQGTQQNAAMVEQSTAASHSLAREAEALFALLGQFKVGQRGSSPRAVDASHHSRPVASPARKVAGQVIRAFSGNAAPAQESWEEF, from the coding sequence ATGCTTTTCCCACGTTTTGGTGGTGATTTCGCAGCCATCCTCGCTGCGATGCATAAGTCCCAGGCGATTATCGAATTCGATCTGACAGGCAATATTCTCAATGCTAACCCGAATTTCTGCGCGGCCCTGGGCTACGAGCTTTCGGAGATCAAAGGCAAACATCACAGGATTTTCGTCGATCCGGCGGAGGTGGTGAGCGCGGACTACCGCGAATTCTGGACGCGTCTCGGCCGCGGCGAATTTGACAAGCGGCAGTACAAGCGCATCACTAAGAGCGGCAAGGAAATCTGGATCGAGGCGTCATACAATCCTGTCTTCCGGGGTAGCAAACCCTACAAGGTGGTAAAGGTGGCGACTGACATCACTGCTGGCAAACAGCAGGCAACGGAAGATGCCGGCAAGCTGAAGGCGATTTCGCACTCGCAGGCGGTCATCGAATTCACGCCGGCGGGGGAGATTCTTACCGCGAACGAGAATTTTTGCGGTGCGCTTGGCTATCAGCTGTCGGAAATCCAGGGCAAGCATCACCGCATGTTTTGCGATCCCGCCTATGTGCAGACCGAGGAATACCGGCAATTCTGGGAACGGCTCGGACGCGGCGAATTCAGCGCCAACGAGTTCCTGCGCTTCGGCAAGGGTGGCAAGGAAATTTGGATCCAGGCGGCCTACAACCCGATCGTCGATGACAAGGGAAAGGTCTTCAAGGTCGTCAAGTTCGCGACCGATGTGACCAAGCGCATGGGGGCCGTCGCCGCTCTCGCAACGGCTCTGAAAGACTTGTCCGACGGCGATCTCACCCAAAGCCTCGACAGGCCATTCGTGCCGACGATGGAAAAGGTCCGGCACGATTTCAACGACGCGGTGGCCAAGCTCCGCTCGGCGATGCAATCGGTCGGCGCCAACGCTCAGGCCATTGCGGCTGGATCGACGGAAATCCGCTCCGCGGCGGACGATCTGTCAAAGCGGACGGAGCAGCAAGCCGCATCTGTTGAAGAAACCGCGGCAGCGCTGGAGGAGATCACGACGACAGTGGCCGACTCCAGCCGCAGGGCCGAGGATGCCGGCAATCTTGTTGCCGCCACCCGTGAAAACGCGGAGCGGTCCGGCGCAGTGGTTCGCAATGCCATCATGGCTATGGGGCAGATCGAGAATTCGTCGCGCGAGATTTCCAACATCATCGGCGTCATTGACGATATCGCCTTCCAGACCAACCTGCTGGCACTCAATGCCGGCGTGGAAGCGGCGCGCGCTGGCGAGGCGGGCAAGGGCTTTGCCGTTGTGGCACAGGAAGTGCGTGAGCTTGCCCAGCGCTCTGCCAAGGCCGCCAAGGAAATCAAAGCACTGATCAATGCCTCCGGCGAACAGGTGAAAAGCGGCGTCTCACTGGTCGGCGAAACCGGCAGAGCGCTCGAACAAATCGTCAAGCAGGTTCAGGAAATCAACGCCAACGTCGTTGCCATTGTCGAAGGCGCGCGGGAACAGGCGACGGGTTTGAAGGAAATCAACCAATCGGTGAATGCGATGGATCAGGGCACGCAGCAGAACGCCGCGATGGTAGAGCAATCAACTGCCGCCAGCCATAGTCTGGCGCGTGAGGCGGAAGCGCTGTTTGCTCTTCTGGGCCAGTTCAAGGTCGGACAGCGGGGCTCATCGCCGCGCGCTGTTGATGCTAGCCATCATTCCCGGCCGGTCGCCTCGCCTGCGCGGAAGGTGGCGGGGCAGGTGATCAGGGCCTTTTCCGGAAACGCGGCCCCGGCCCAGGAAAGCTGGGAAGAGTTTTAA